A window of the Henckelia pumila isolate YLH828 chromosome 3, ASM3356847v2, whole genome shotgun sequence genome harbors these coding sequences:
- the LOC140886932 gene encoding uncharacterized protein, protein MARTKVTARKNVVRSKEQVIESLRTSLYVEQYEKEEMMEDMKKLKANKSEMEEHRDHLEADVERLAYYLDKEEKEHEETKKKLESSLATITLLEDLSNQRMMETLELQHQVQELQNSVQARDEFNAALLEHINHLQQVDMVAEENPEDVPAEDEASGDGEIID, encoded by the coding sequence ATGGCTCGCACCAAAGTCACGGCTCGCAAAAACGTTGTTCGAAGCAAGGAGCAAGTTATCGAGTCATTGAGGACTTCACTATATGTGGAGCAATACGAGAAGGAGGAGATGATGGAAGACATGAAGAAGCTAAAGGCGAACAAGAGTGAGATGGAGGAGCATCGGGACCACCTCGAAGCCGACGTCGAAAGACTCGCATATTATCTTGATAAGGAAGAGAAAGAACATGAGGAGAcgaaaaagaagttggagtcgtCCCTAGCTACCATCACTTTACTCGAAGACCTAAGCAACCAAAGAATGATGGAAACGTTAGAACTCCAACACCAAGTGCAAGAGTTGCAAAACTCGGTGCAAGCTCGTGATGAATTTAACGCAGCCCTGCTCGAGCATATCAATCACCTACAACAAGTAGACATGGTGGCAGAAGAGAACCCCGAAGATGTTCCGGCAGAAGATGAAGCCTCGGGCGATGGAGAAATCATAGATTAG